In one Corallococcus sp. EGB genomic region, the following are encoded:
- a CDS encoding polysaccharide deacetylase family protein, whose product MTAARLASISVDLDSLPHYCRIHGLPESLLDERARTLIHRVAVPRFLELFAAVGVPGTFFVIGEDLETDPGATDAMRRSHAAGVEVASHSHAHDYALTRRGAAAIAADLQRADAAIQKAVGVRPSGFRAPGYTLNADLYAATAQQGYRYGSSAFPAAPYYAAKAAVMGALAALGRPSRSVLDTPRVLLAPRAPYRPDPSQPYRRGSGPVLELPMTVTPVVRFPFIGTFAATLPRGTMRAAYRSCRADAFFNFELHGVDVLDATDGIPPELVRQQRDLRVSAAKKMERLRGIFQWLKDDYGVVTLRDAAEQLSASL is encoded by the coding sequence ATGACGGCGGCGCGCCTGGCGTCCATCTCCGTCGACCTGGATTCGCTGCCGCACTACTGCCGGATCCACGGGCTGCCGGAGTCACTGCTCGACGAGCGCGCCCGCACGCTGATCCACCGCGTCGCGGTGCCGCGCTTTTTGGAGCTGTTCGCGGCGGTGGGCGTGCCCGGGACGTTCTTCGTCATCGGCGAGGACCTGGAGACGGATCCCGGCGCTACGGACGCCATGCGGCGCTCCCACGCGGCGGGCGTGGAGGTGGCCAGCCACAGCCACGCCCATGACTACGCGCTCACCCGGCGCGGCGCGGCCGCCATCGCGGCGGACCTCCAGCGCGCGGACGCGGCCATCCAGAAGGCCGTGGGCGTGCGCCCGTCCGGTTTCCGCGCCCCGGGCTACACGCTGAACGCGGACCTGTACGCGGCCACCGCCCAGCAGGGCTACCGGTACGGTTCGTCCGCGTTCCCGGCGGCCCCCTACTACGCGGCGAAGGCGGCGGTGATGGGGGCGCTCGCGGCGCTGGGGCGGCCGTCGCGCTCCGTGCTGGACACGCCGCGGGTGCTGCTGGCGCCGCGCGCGCCGTACCGGCCGGATCCGTCGCAGCCCTACCGGCGCGGCTCGGGGCCGGTGCTGGAGCTGCCCATGACGGTGACGCCGGTGGTGCGCTTCCCGTTCATCGGCACGTTCGCGGCGACGCTGCCTCGCGGCACGATGCGCGCCGCGTACCGGTCCTGCCGGGCGGATGCCTTCTTCAACTTCGAGCTCCATGGTGTCGACGTGCTGGACGCCACCGACGGCATCCCGCCGGAGCTGGTGCGCCAGCAGCGCGACCTGCGCGTGAGCGCCGCGAAGAAGATGGAGCGGCTGCGCGGCATCTTCCAGTGGCTGAAGGACGACTACGGCGTCGTCACCCTGCGCGACGCGGCGGAGCAGCTGTCCGCGTCGCTCTGA
- a CDS encoding glycosyltransferase family 2 protein, whose translation MALHLSVVIPVYNEESIIAQAAEELRQGLDARGLDYEIIFAENGSRDATPRILDELCAKHPRLRWFHSETPNYGVALKAGILKAQGTYVVCDEIDLCDLTFYDAALPRLERGEADMVVGSKAAKGASDQRPLIRRAATRVHNKLLRVTLGFQGTDTHGLKAFRREALLPVIQKCVVDMDVFASEFVIRAWREGLNVMEIPIQLHEKRQPSIHLFKRVPNVLKNVGKLFYVIRVRGT comes from the coding sequence ATGGCCCTGCACCTCTCCGTCGTCATCCCCGTCTACAACGAGGAGTCCATCATCGCCCAGGCAGCCGAGGAGCTGCGCCAGGGGCTGGATGCTCGCGGGCTCGACTACGAAATCATCTTCGCGGAGAACGGCTCGCGCGACGCGACCCCGCGCATCCTGGACGAACTCTGCGCGAAGCACCCGCGCCTGCGCTGGTTCCACTCGGAGACGCCCAACTACGGCGTGGCGCTCAAGGCCGGCATCCTCAAGGCCCAGGGCACCTACGTGGTCTGCGATGAAATCGACCTGTGCGACCTGACCTTCTACGACGCGGCGCTGCCCCGGCTGGAGCGCGGCGAGGCGGACATGGTCGTGGGCTCCAAGGCGGCCAAGGGCGCGAGCGACCAGCGTCCCCTCATCCGCCGCGCGGCCACGCGGGTGCACAACAAGCTCCTGCGCGTGACGCTGGGCTTCCAGGGCACGGACACGCACGGCCTGAAGGCGTTCCGCCGCGAAGCGCTGCTGCCCGTCATCCAGAAGTGCGTGGTGGACATGGACGTGTTCGCCAGCGAGTTCGTCATCCGCGCGTGGCGCGAGGGACTGAACGTCATGGAGATCCCCATCCAGCTCCATGAGAAGCGCCAGCCGTCCATCCACCTGTTCAAGCGCGTGCCCAACGTGCTCAAGAACGTGGGCAAGCTGTTCTACGTCATCCGCGTGCGCGGGACCTGA
- a CDS encoding NAD(P)/FAD-dependent oxidoreductase: MDPIVILGAGLAGLSTAHFLQRPWRLIEKSDRVGGLIKTEVIDGCYFDPTGHWLHLRDPEIQELVNTLWLPDQLVRIQRRAAVFSRDTFTRFPYQVNTHGLPPEVVAENLVGYVEAIYGEKGRALREREPVNFEEFILRYMGEGFAKNFMLPYNQKLWTVHPREMSAAWVGRFVPRPSLKEVVDGALGAGSDQLGYNASFLYPREGGIESLARAMKQHLKGGELSVQTEPVSIDWKAKHVTLSDGRTLPYSGLVSSIALPTLVELIGKGASGVPDEVRAAAKRLRAFIVTYVCVGARGANRQPWHWIYLPEPEFHSYRIGAPSAVYAPLAPPDTASFSVEFSHHGELSVADAEKYAVEDLLRSRMIHSADDILFAKGREIPNAYVLYDDAYGPAMAEVKRFLAHAGILAAGRYGKWEYSSMEDAILDGRACARTLNG; this comes from the coding sequence ATGGATCCCATCGTCATCCTCGGAGCGGGCCTGGCGGGCCTCTCCACCGCGCACTTCCTCCAGCGCCCCTGGCGCCTCATCGAGAAGTCCGACCGGGTCGGAGGCCTCATCAAGACCGAGGTCATCGACGGGTGTTACTTCGACCCCACCGGTCACTGGCTCCACCTGCGCGACCCGGAAATCCAGGAGCTGGTCAACACGCTCTGGCTCCCCGACCAGCTGGTGCGCATCCAGCGCCGCGCCGCCGTGTTCTCCCGCGACACCTTCACCCGTTTCCCCTATCAGGTGAACACCCACGGGCTGCCGCCGGAGGTCGTCGCGGAGAACCTCGTGGGCTACGTGGAGGCCATCTACGGGGAGAAGGGCCGCGCCCTGCGCGAGCGCGAGCCTGTCAACTTCGAGGAGTTCATCCTCCGCTACATGGGCGAGGGCTTCGCGAAGAACTTCATGCTGCCCTACAACCAGAAGCTCTGGACCGTGCACCCGCGCGAGATGTCCGCCGCGTGGGTGGGCCGGTTCGTGCCGCGCCCCTCCCTCAAGGAGGTGGTGGACGGGGCGCTCGGCGCGGGCAGTGATCAGCTGGGCTACAACGCGTCGTTCCTCTACCCGCGCGAGGGCGGCATCGAGAGCCTGGCCCGCGCGATGAAGCAGCACCTGAAGGGCGGCGAGCTCAGCGTTCAGACCGAGCCGGTCTCCATCGACTGGAAGGCGAAGCACGTCACGCTTTCGGACGGACGCACCCTGCCGTACTCGGGGCTGGTGTCCTCCATCGCGCTGCCCACGCTGGTGGAGCTCATCGGCAAGGGCGCCTCCGGCGTGCCGGACGAGGTGCGGGCCGCCGCGAAGCGCCTGCGCGCCTTCATCGTCACGTACGTGTGCGTGGGTGCCCGGGGCGCGAACCGCCAGCCGTGGCACTGGATCTACCTGCCGGAGCCGGAGTTCCACTCGTACCGCATCGGGGCGCCGTCGGCGGTGTACGCGCCCCTGGCCCCGCCGGACACGGCGAGCTTCTCCGTGGAGTTCAGCCACCACGGCGAGCTGTCCGTGGCGGACGCGGAGAAGTACGCGGTGGAGGACCTGCTGCGCTCGCGGATGATCCACTCGGCGGACGACATCCTCTTCGCCAAGGGGCGCGAGATCCCCAACGCGTATGTCCTCTATGACGACGCCTACGGACCCGCGATGGCAGAGGTGAAGCGCTTCCTGGCGCACGCCGGCATCCTCGCCGCCGGGCGCTATGGAAAGTGGGAATACTCCTCCATGGAGGACGCCATCCTGGACGGGCGGGCTTGCGCCCGGACGCTGAACGGCTGA